The Subtercola sp. PAMC28395 genome segment CACCCAAAGACTGGCCACCCGCAGACAGGCCATCCACAGACAGGCCGCCTACAGGCACGCCGTCTGCTGTCAGGCCGCCTACAGGCACGCCGTCTGCTGTCAGGCCGTCTACGGGCACGCCGTGACCAGACGAGCAGTGACCAGATGAGCAGTGACCAAAAGAGCCGTGACCAGACGAGGCGATCGGAGCACCGGTCACGGCCCCCGTCGAATCAGCCTCCACAGTTCACCGCCCACTTCATCTGGCAGCGAAGATCACTGGCAAAGCGCGAGTCACTTTCCAGCGCGCGCTTCACGCAGCTCGGCCCCCGCAGGGAACGCGTTCAGTGCGCCAGAGCGCGCCAGGGCCCGCACAAGCAGCCACCCGCCGATGCCGGTGATTACCGCGCCCGACACCATTCCGCTCGCGAGGTACACGAAGCGCCAGGTCCACGAGAACCCGGGAACGTATGCCCACCACTCGTAGACGACGATCTCGAGCACCGCAGAGAGCACACCGCCGGCCATGGCAACCGGCACTCCGAAGCGCCTCCACAGCAGCAGTCCGAACACGATCTCGACCCCGAGGCCCTGCAACGCGCCTGAGGCCAGCACGGCGACGCCCCATTGGTTACCCAGCAGCATCTCGACGTTGGCCGCAATCAGCTCGGTGAGCAGAGCGGCTCCCGGGCGACGGATGACCAGCGCACCCACCACGGCGGGAAGCAGCCACACCCCCAACGCCAGTTCGCCGAGCGGAGGGAAGCCCGCTGACGCAAGGCCCACCACGGGGTAGACGAAGGTGTCGAAGCCCCAGAAGACCACACCGAACGCCACGGCCAGCATCGCCGCAGTGATGAGGTCGATTCCCCGCCAGGCCGTCAGGCGGCCCGACGCGGTGAAGCTGATTCTCTCGCTGGAGGATGGTTCGGTGTTTCGTGCTGCACGTGTACCGGCAGCTGTCTTGTCTGTTGTCATTGTTATTCCTGTCCCGTTGAATCCAGTGGATACCACGGGGAAGATGCGCAGAAACTCCTCCAGATTCGCGCGAATGTCACGGACTGCCGCAAGCACTCATTCAATCTGGGGGAATCACCAAGCACTCTTGAGATTCCCGACTCCCTTCGCCGGTACTAACCGGAGCAGGTTCGAGGGTCTGCGGCGAGCCGCACTCTCAGCGCACTGACGTGCGCTCCCCTGTCGTTTGTTCACCTCAGAGTACACCGGAGCTGGCGCTCACACAGCGACTGAGAATTTTCGTATTTCCTCAGCCACTTCAGGATGGCTGGCCGCGAGCTCGTCGACGTCTCCGAGCTCGACGTCGAGTGGCACGACTCCTGGCCACTCCGTACTCCCGCCCAGAAACCAGCCGCTACCCCCTCTCACCCGTGCAGTGTGGAACGTGCCGCCAGGAATGAGGAACTGCACCTGCTCACCTCCCAGAATGTCGGGGCCGATCACCAGCCGTTCGCTCCTGCCGTCATCATGAAGCAGCAGCAACTCCAGCGCCTCGCCCTGGTAGTAGTGATAGAGCTGGTCGTTCATGATCCGATGAAGCTTCACCGGCGCCTGCGGAGTCACCAGAAAGTACAGCGCACTTCCCACGGCCCGCTCAGCCTCGAACGGCGGCGCAAGAACATTTGCCTCCACTGCCAGACCGCTCACATATGTCACCCGAACGAACCCGCACGTCTGATTCGGCTCAAGCTGCAGAGCAGCGACGATTTCCTCTGCACTAGCTTTCGACTGCACAAAGCCCCCTCGATCTAGTTGAACTCTCCCTGAACTGCTACCTGTCGAGTTCTTCGATCCACTGCGCACTTGTCTTGTAGCTCACGTTCCCCAGTAGTTTATGGCTCTCAGCTCGATCAATGAGGTTATGGCGGACGGCTTCCGTTGGGACCGAAATATCCTGACCAGATGCCCCATCGAGGGTGATCAGAGCGCAACTCGAAATTCGACCTGGATGTGTCCCCCGCCGTTGTACTCTCACGCAGACCTACGCAAATCGTGGCCGGCTGTTCGTCGTTGTGTGCATGGCCTGGGTGTTTGTGTCCAGTCGATCTCGGGCGGCGGGACGATGTGCGGTGCGCCCGTGATCATGACGAGTTTCCACCGGCTCTTGTGCACGTTCGAATGATGAAAGTGACACAGCAGTACCCCGTTGTCGACATCTGTTCGGCCGGGCAGATAACCCTTGTCACGCCAATCGAGAACATGATGGGTTTCACACCACGACGGGGGTCTCCCGCACCCCGGCCACACACATCCGCCGTCGCGGGCGGCGAGGGCCCTGTTCTGCGCCGGAGTGAACAACCGTTTCGTCTTCCCGTGCTGCAACACCCGCCCCTCCCGCATCACCGTCGCAATCACATCCCCATGGCACAGCAACTGCTCGACGGTTGCCACCGGGACGGGCTGGTCGACCCCGTCAACCCAGCCCACACCCCGCCCGTCGACAACATCTTCCAAGGTGACGTGCACGTTGATCGTCGGACGCGCCCCACACAACACCGGCATACCCGGCAACCCCGCAA includes the following:
- a CDS encoding ECF transporter S component, producing MTTDKTAAGTRAARNTEPSSSERISFTASGRLTAWRGIDLITAAMLAVAFGVVFWGFDTFVYPVVGLASAGFPPLGELALGVWLLPAVVGALVIRRPGAALLTELIAANVEMLLGNQWGVAVLASGALQGLGVEIVFGLLLWRRFGVPVAMAGGVLSAVLEIVVYEWWAYVPGFSWTWRFVYLASGMVSGAVITGIGGWLLVRALARSGALNAFPAGAELREARAGK
- a CDS encoding cupin domain-containing protein yields the protein MRSGSKNSTGSSSGRVQLDRGGFVQSKASAEEIVAALQLEPNQTCGFVRVTYVSGLAVEANVLAPPFEAERAVGSALYFLVTPQAPVKLHRIMNDQLYHYYQGEALELLLLHDDGRSERLVIGPDILGGEQVQFLIPGGTFHTARVRGGSGWFLGGSTEWPGVVPLDVELGDVDELAASHPEVAEEIRKFSVAV